From Corynebacterium sp. BD556, the proteins below share one genomic window:
- the cysD gene encoding sulfate adenylyltransferase subunit CysD, whose translation MTIVSHAALSPHLKDLEGESIHILREVAGQFDKIGLLFSGGKDSCVVLELARRAFAPAAMPLELVHVDTGHNFPEVIEFRNRVVEEYGVRLRVAHVQDWIDRGDVVERPDGTRNPLQTVPLVDTISEVGYDAVLGGARRDEERARAKERVFSVRDSFGGWDPRRQRPELWDLYNGAKLPGENIRVFPISNWTEADVWEYIGARAITLPEIYFAHDREVFQRDGMWLTAGEWGGPREGEKLEVRRVRYRTVGDMSCTGAIESTASTIDEVLAEIANSTLTERGATRADDRLSESSMEDRKKEGYF comes from the coding sequence GTGACTATCGTTAGCCACGCGGCGTTGTCGCCGCACTTAAAGGACCTTGAGGGCGAGTCCATCCACATCCTGCGTGAGGTGGCAGGACAGTTTGACAAGATAGGGCTCCTGTTTTCCGGCGGCAAAGACTCCTGCGTGGTGTTGGAGCTTGCGCGTCGGGCCTTCGCCCCGGCGGCGATGCCCCTGGAACTGGTCCACGTGGACACGGGCCATAACTTCCCGGAGGTCATCGAGTTTCGCAACCGTGTTGTTGAGGAGTACGGGGTGCGCCTGCGCGTGGCCCATGTGCAGGACTGGATCGACCGCGGTGATGTCGTTGAGCGCCCCGACGGCACCCGCAATCCGTTGCAGACTGTGCCGCTGGTCGACACGATCTCTGAGGTGGGCTACGACGCGGTGCTTGGTGGTGCGCGCCGCGATGAGGAGCGTGCCCGGGCCAAGGAGCGCGTGTTTTCGGTGCGTGATTCCTTCGGCGGCTGGGATCCGCGCCGCCAGCGCCCGGAACTGTGGGACTTGTATAACGGGGCGAAGCTGCCCGGCGAAAACATTCGCGTTTTTCCGATCTCCAATTGGACGGAGGCGGATGTGTGGGAGTACATCGGGGCCCGCGCAATCACGCTGCCGGAGATTTACTTCGCCCATGACCGTGAGGTGTTCCAGCGCGACGGCATGTGGCTGACCGCCGGTGAGTGGGGTGGCCCGCGCGAGGGTGAAAAGTTGGAGGTGCGTCGGGTGCGCTACCGCACCGTCGGCGACATGTCGTGCACGGGGGCCATTGAGTCCACAGCGTCCACTATTGATGAGGTCCTCGCTGAGATTGCCAATTCCACGCTGACGGAGCGCGGGGCGACCCGCGCCGACGACCGTTTAAGCGAATCTTCGATGGAGGACCGCAAGAAGGAGGGCTATTTCTGA
- a CDS encoding phosphoadenylyl-sulfate reductase, with protein MQNLLGGNADYRDPAISPTGPTTTTPLNEKVATRNRELVDKHAAKLNDASAETILTWAHEHALGAVAVTLSMENTVLAELSRRHLPNADFIFLDTEYHFEETLYVAQQVKQRYPQHPLVRATAQLSRAQQDETYGPNLYLTNPTACCRMRKVEPLAVSLSPYVGWVTGIRRADGPTRAETPALSLDSTGRLKISPLVTWSLQDTEDFIADNNLIVHPLTTQGYPSIGCATCTLPVAQGDDPRAGRWAFADKTECGLHG; from the coding sequence ATGCAGAACTTGCTCGGCGGCAACGCCGACTACCGCGACCCCGCCATATCCCCCACGGGGCCGACCACCACAACCCCGCTGAATGAAAAGGTTGCCACACGCAACCGGGAACTCGTCGACAAGCATGCAGCGAAGCTCAACGACGCTTCAGCAGAGACCATCCTCACCTGGGCCCACGAACATGCGCTGGGCGCAGTGGCCGTAACACTGTCGATGGAAAACACCGTGCTTGCTGAGCTTTCCCGGCGCCACCTACCTAACGCAGACTTCATCTTCCTCGACACCGAATACCACTTCGAGGAGACTCTTTACGTGGCGCAGCAGGTAAAGCAGCGCTACCCGCAACACCCGCTGGTGCGCGCTACGGCGCAGCTTTCGCGGGCGCAGCAAGACGAAACCTACGGCCCGAACCTGTACCTGACCAACCCCACCGCCTGCTGCCGAATGCGCAAAGTGGAGCCATTAGCAGTCTCTTTATCTCCTTACGTCGGCTGGGTGACGGGGATTCGCCGCGCTGACGGCCCGACCCGCGCCGAAACCCCGGCCCTGTCGCTGGATTCCACAGGCCGACTCAAGATCTCGCCGCTGGTGACATGGAGCCTGCAAGACACCGAGGACTTCATCGCCGACAACAATTTGATCGTCCACCCGTTGACCACGCAAGGCTACCCCTCGATCGGCTGCGCGACCTGCACCCTGCCGGTGGCGCAAGGCGATGATCCGCGCGCCGGACGGTGGGCGTTCGCTGACAAGACCGAGTGCGGCCTACACGGTTAA
- a CDS encoding nitrite/sulfite reductase, protein MAATHTKTHTKTHTSGTRTPKPEGQWLVDGTTPLNHDEELKQMEPVMQVKQRVIDIYSKQGFDSIPPEDLAPRFKWLGMYTQRKQNLGGEYTGQDNSVLQDNYFMMRIRFDGGQCTTAQARAVGEISRDWARSTVDLTDRQNIQLHWVEIENVPTIWDKLASVGLNTWDACGDVPRVVLGSPVAGIAKDEIIDATPAIRKIQQIYTDEEFQNLPRKFKSAISGNARQDVVHEINDVAFIGVEHPQLGPGFECYVGGGLSTNPMLAQSLGAFVTLDQVPEVWASVVRIFRDYGYRRVRNRARLKFLVSQWGVEKFRQILEDDYLGYKLPDGPRAPSNLVDRDHIGVHEQKNGNFYLGVKPTLGHMSGEQLIAVADLAESYGLHQLRFTPFKELLFLDVKPEDVDKLKADLTQMGLYSEPSEFRRGLLSCTGLEYCKLAHVTTKSRAIELADELEERFGDLDSPITISLNGCPNACARHHVSDIGLKGQMVPGPDGEKVEGFQVHLGGTIGEGANFGRKIRGHKVRSDELAEYVTRIVGHYLNDRHTGEVFRTWLQRADEELLK, encoded by the coding sequence ATGGCCGCGACCCACACCAAGACCCACACCAAGACCCACACGTCAGGAACCCGCACGCCCAAGCCTGAAGGGCAATGGCTCGTCGACGGCACCACCCCCCTCAACCACGACGAAGAGCTCAAACAGATGGAGCCGGTGATGCAAGTCAAACAGCGCGTCATCGACATCTACTCCAAGCAAGGATTCGACTCCATCCCACCGGAGGACCTCGCCCCGCGTTTCAAATGGCTCGGCATGTACACCCAACGCAAGCAAAACTTGGGTGGCGAGTACACCGGCCAGGACAACTCGGTTTTGCAAGACAACTACTTCATGATGCGCATCCGCTTCGACGGCGGCCAGTGCACCACCGCGCAAGCCCGTGCCGTCGGCGAGATCTCCCGCGACTGGGCGCGCTCGACCGTGGATCTAACGGACCGGCAAAACATTCAATTGCACTGGGTCGAAATTGAAAACGTCCCCACCATCTGGGACAAACTCGCATCGGTGGGCCTCAACACCTGGGACGCCTGCGGTGATGTGCCGCGCGTGGTGCTCGGCTCGCCCGTGGCAGGCATTGCCAAAGACGAAATCATCGACGCGACACCGGCGATCCGGAAAATCCAGCAGATATACACCGATGAGGAATTCCAAAACCTGCCGCGCAAATTCAAATCCGCGATCTCAGGAAACGCCCGCCAAGACGTCGTCCACGAGATCAATGATGTCGCCTTCATCGGCGTGGAGCACCCCCAACTCGGCCCCGGCTTCGAGTGCTATGTCGGCGGAGGGCTTTCGACCAATCCGATGCTTGCCCAGTCCCTCGGGGCCTTCGTCACCCTCGATCAGGTCCCGGAAGTGTGGGCGAGTGTGGTGCGCATCTTCCGCGACTACGGCTACCGCCGGGTGCGCAACCGCGCACGCCTAAAGTTCCTCGTCTCCCAGTGGGGCGTGGAGAAGTTCCGCCAGATTCTTGAGGACGATTACCTAGGCTACAAGCTTCCCGACGGCCCCCGTGCCCCCAGCAACCTCGTCGACCGCGACCACATCGGTGTCCACGAGCAGAAAAACGGAAACTTCTACCTGGGTGTCAAACCCACCCTCGGACACATGTCCGGCGAGCAACTCATCGCCGTGGCGGACTTAGCCGAATCCTACGGGCTGCACCAGCTACGTTTCACCCCCTTTAAAGAGCTGCTGTTTTTGGATGTGAAACCGGAAGACGTCGACAAGCTCAAAGCCGACCTGACGCAGATGGGGCTGTACTCTGAACCCTCCGAATTCCGCCGCGGCCTGTTGTCCTGCACCGGGCTCGAGTACTGCAAACTTGCGCACGTGACCACCAAATCCCGCGCCATCGAACTTGCCGATGAGCTTGAGGAGCGCTTCGGTGACCTCGACAGCCCAATCACCATCTCACTCAACGGCTGCCCGAACGCCTGCGCCCGCCACCACGTCTCCGACATCGGGCTGAAAGGCCAAATGGTGCCAGGCCCAGACGGGGAGAAAGTCGAAGGCTTCCAAGTCCACCTCGGCGGCACCATCGGCGAAGGCGCGAACTTCGGCCGCAAAATCCGCGGCCACAAGGTGCGCTCCGATGAATTAGCCGAATACGTCACCCGCATCGTCGGCCACTACCTCAACGACCGCCACACAGGGGAGGTCTTTCGCACCTGGCTGCAACGAGCCGACGAGGAGCTTCTGAAATGA
- a CDS encoding FAD-dependent oxidoreductase produces the protein MSLRVAVIGAGPAGIYASDLLLRNENHDVSVDLFEQMPAPFGLIRYGVAPDHPRIKGIVRSLHRVLDKPNLRLLGNIEVGKDITIEELQERYDAIVISTGAVRDRELTIPGGETSIGAGEFVGFYDGNPRFERDWNLEAREVAVIGVGNVALDISRILAKTGEELLVTEIPDNVYASLKNNKAETVHMFGRRGPAQAKFTPKELRELDESDTIQVLVDPEDIDYDTQSEQLRRADKSVDLVCQVLEQYAMREPDGAPHKIHIHFFEEPVEVLTEGDKVVGIRTERQQLDGEGGIRGTGKFTDWPAQQVYHAIGYRSEPIEGVPFDLERNVIPNDGGHVLDGAQLVDSLYVTGWIKRGPVGLIGNTKSDAKETIDMLFADAEAGKLSAPAVADPDEILNLLEKRGITYTTWDGWYRLDEIERALGEKCDLNPRERKKIVEWEEMVRHAQA, from the coding sequence ATGAGTCTGCGTGTCGCCGTCATCGGCGCCGGACCAGCCGGCATTTACGCCTCCGACCTGCTGCTGCGCAACGAAAACCACGACGTTAGCGTCGACCTTTTTGAGCAGATGCCGGCGCCTTTCGGCCTCATCCGCTACGGCGTGGCACCCGACCACCCACGCATCAAGGGCATCGTCCGTTCACTGCACCGCGTCTTAGACAAGCCGAACCTCCGCCTGCTCGGCAACATTGAAGTAGGCAAGGACATCACCATCGAGGAACTGCAAGAACGCTACGACGCCATTGTCATCTCCACCGGCGCCGTGCGCGACCGAGAGCTCACCATCCCCGGCGGCGAAACATCCATCGGCGCCGGAGAGTTCGTCGGCTTCTACGACGGCAACCCCCGCTTCGAGCGCGACTGGAACCTCGAAGCCCGCGAAGTCGCCGTCATCGGCGTGGGCAACGTCGCCCTAGACATCTCCCGCATCCTTGCCAAGACCGGCGAGGAACTGCTCGTCACCGAAATCCCCGACAACGTCTACGCCTCCCTGAAAAACAACAAGGCGGAAACGGTCCACATGTTCGGCCGCCGCGGGCCCGCCCAGGCCAAGTTCACGCCGAAGGAGCTGCGCGAACTTGACGAGTCCGACACCATCCAGGTCCTCGTCGACCCAGAAGACATCGATTACGACACCCAATCCGAACAACTGCGCCGCGCCGACAAGTCCGTTGACCTGGTCTGCCAAGTTCTTGAGCAGTACGCCATGCGCGAGCCGGACGGTGCCCCCCACAAAATCCACATCCATTTCTTCGAAGAACCCGTCGAAGTTCTCACAGAAGGCGACAAGGTGGTGGGTATTCGTACCGAGCGCCAGCAACTCGACGGCGAAGGCGGCATCCGCGGCACCGGCAAGTTCACCGACTGGCCGGCCCAGCAGGTCTACCACGCCATCGGCTACCGCTCTGAACCGATCGAGGGAGTGCCCTTCGACCTGGAACGCAACGTCATCCCGAACGACGGCGGCCACGTCCTAGACGGCGCCCAGCTCGTCGACTCCCTCTACGTCACCGGCTGGATCAAACGCGGACCCGTCGGCTTGATCGGCAACACCAAATCGGATGCGAAAGAAACCATCGACATGCTTTTCGCTGACGCCGAAGCCGGCAAGCTTTCCGCCCCAGCCGTCGCCGACCCGGACGAGATCCTGAACCTATTGGAGAAACGCGGCATCACGTACACCACCTGGGACGGCTGGTACCGCCTCGACGAGATCGAGCGCGCCCTCGGAGAGAAATGCGACCTCAACCCGCGCGAGCGCAAGAAGATCGTCGAGTGGGAAGAAATGGTGCGCCACGCGCAGGCCTAG